TTGGCCGCGGTCCACGGCGTGTTGGCCTGGTGCCGGGTGTAGTCGATCTCGCGGACGCCGCCACAGTCGGTGCAGGGGTCGCCGTAGCCGCCGCAGTTGCCGTACACCGTGAACCCATCGCCGACGCAGGAGCTGTGGAGGTGCAGCGCCGCCATCCAGTCGGCGTAGGTCTCGACCGGCGTCGACGAGCCGCCGGAGCCGTCGAAGTCGTCCAGGCTGTGGCCCCACTCGTGCACGGACACGCCTGGGACCTCACCGAGGTTGAGACAGCTGTTGGGGACCGACTTATAGAAGTACAGCGAGTCGCCGCCCGACTGCGCGTTGCACCACGACGAGTCGTTGACGTAGACCGTGATGTAGCTGTTCTTGAGCCATGTGTTGTTGGGCAGCCACGACTGCGCGCGCAGGTTGGCCGAGGTCAGGTGGTAGTACTGGGTCCGCGACGCGTGGGTGTTGCCGGCGCCGCCGGTGTTGCCGGGCGGCACCGCGCAGTCGGTCCCGCTGCCGAGGCTGAAGTCGACGTCGCCGGTGGTCGTCGTGTTGCTGATCGTGCCGCAGGAGTCGTACAGCCGGGCGTACTTGCCCTGCAGGTGGGTGGTCGCGCTGTCGCCCGGGAACAGGCCGCCGGCGTCGGCGTACTGGTTGGGCGCGGCGAGCCCGGTGTCCGCGAACGGGAACGGCCGGTCGGCCTCGCCGACCCCTCCGTCTCCGGGGTACGCGCCGCCGTGGATGCGGCCGTAGCGGTTGGTGTCGACGAAGCGGAGCAGCTCGCCGGTGTGGGCGTCCACCACCCCTTCCCAGGTCCCGATCACGTCCTTGCGCACGAACGCGAAGCGCCACGCCAGCCGGTAGCCGATGCCGCTGCCGACCGGTCCATCGAACAGGTTGGGGTCCTGGCCGGCCGGGGTCACCGGCACCACCGCCAGCGAGCCCTCGTCGACCACCTCGTCGCCGGCCCCGCCGAACGGACCCAGGTAGCCCTCGAGCATCGCGCGGGCGTCGGCGGCCGTCAGGCTCGGCTCGACGTCCAGCGCCACCGGCGCGACCCGCTCGCTCGCCACCTGGATCAGGTTGCCGCTGTTGATCCGGACGTAGACCGAGGCGTGCTCCACCGGCAGCCCGCCGGCCGTGTAGCCGAAGCGCAGGAAGTAGAGGTGGCCACCGAACGGGCCCGACCCTTCAGGATCGAGCTCGAGCTCGCTCGACTGGAAGCCCAGCGCCGCGGAGTTCGCGTCGATGAAGCTCCGCGCCAGCGCCTCCACTGTCGCCACCGGCAGGCACTCGTAGCTCGTGCAGCCGGGCGCGAAGTCCTCCCACGACAGATCGTTGGCGGGGCCGGGAATGAACGGGATCGCGCCCCCGTCCAGCAGGCTGGTCACCCCGCGCCGCAGGTCGACGGTGAAGCGCCAGGCAGCGCCGTGTCCGGCCCGGAAGGCCTCCATCGCCTGGACGGCGGGCAGCGGGCCGCTGTAGCCGGTCGCGTCGACGTTGGACTCCACAACCCGCAGGCTGGGGTCGATGTAGGCCAGCAGGTCCAGCTGGTCACGCGCCTCCTTGGGGGTCAGCGCGAAGGCCGCTGCCGAGATCAGGGCGACGGCGGCAAGGGTCACAACGGTGGCAGAACTCTTCCTGGCGAAGGCTTTCATCGTTCACTCCTTGAACTGCGTGGCTGACGCCCGTCCAAACTTCAGTCTCTCTCGAGGTGCTCGGATTCAGTAGTCCCAATGGCCGCTCTTGGGAAGCGGCCCCCCCGAAGCTCCGAGTCTACGCCGCCAGGCCATCGAGATCAAGGACCGCTGCGGGCAGCCGGCCCCGCTACACTGGCCAGGATGGGGCTTCGAGTCTCGATCTGGCTGACCCTGCTCAGCGCGGCGGTGCCGGCGGTCGCGGCCGCGGGGAAGCTGCCCGCCGCTGCGCCGCCGCCGAGCCTGCTGCTGGTCACGCTCGACACGACGCGCGCCGACGCGGTCGGGGTCTACGGCAGCGCGCTGGCCGCCACGACGCCCAACCTGGACGCCCTGGCAGCCGCCGGGGTCCGCTACGCGCGCGCCGTTGCCCCGGCGCCGCTCACCCTGCCGTCCCACGCGAGCCTGCTGACCGGGCTCGACCCGCTCGAGCACACGGTGCGCGGCAACGGCACCGCCGCCCTCCCGGAGGGGATCCCGACCGTGGCCGGGGAGCTGTCCTCCCGCGGCTACGCGACCGCGGCCTTCGTCGGCTCGCGGGTGCTCGACCGCCGCTTCGGTCTCGACCGCGGCTTTTCGACCTACGACGACGCCATGCCGGCCGAGCGGATCGGCGAGTACGGCTACCCGGAGCGCCCCGCCGACGCGGTCACTGACGCCGCGATCGCCTGGCTGGCCGGACAGGCAAAGGGACAGCCGTTCTTCCTGTGGGTGCACTACTACGACCCGCACGCCCCCTACGCTCCGCCGCCGGAGCTCGCCGGCGCGAGCGCGCGCGCGCGCTACCTGGGCGAGGTGGCGTTCGTCGACCGCCAGATCGGCCGCCTCCTCGCGGCGGCCGGCCAGCATGCGCCAGCGCTGCTCGTGGCCGCGGTCGGCGACCACGGCGAGGCGCTCGGCGAGCACGGCGAGCGCGGCCACGGGATCTTCCTGCATGGCGCGACGATCGAGGTGCCGATGATCCTGGCCGGGCCGGGCGTGCCACGGGGACGGGTGGTCGAGGGGCCGGTCGCGATCCGCCGGCTGGCGGCGACCCTGCTCGCCGCCCTCGGTCAGGACGAGGGCCTGCCCGGCCCGCCGTTGCCGGGCGCCTCCGACGCGCCTGCCCCGCCGCCGCTGCCGGTGTTCAGCGAGGCGACCATGCCGGCCGAGGTCTACGGCTGGGCGCCGCTCGCCGCGGTCACGGACGGGCGCTGGCGCCTCATCGCCGCCCCGCGCCCGGAGCTCTACGACGTCGTGGCGGACCCGGGTGAGACCCGCAACCTGATCACCGACCGTCCCGAGGTGGCGGAGCCGCTGCGCGCCGCGCTGGAGGGGCTGGCTTCCCGGC
The Thermoanaerobaculales bacterium genome window above contains:
- a CDS encoding sulfatase-like hydrolase/transferase; this encodes MGLRVSIWLTLLSAAVPAVAAAGKLPAAAPPPSLLLVTLDTTRADAVGVYGSALAATTPNLDALAAAGVRYARAVAPAPLTLPSHASLLTGLDPLEHTVRGNGTAALPEGIPTVAGELSSRGYATAAFVGSRVLDRRFGLDRGFSTYDDAMPAERIGEYGYPERPADAVTDAAIAWLAGQAKGQPFFLWVHYYDPHAPYAPPPELAGASARARYLGEVAFVDRQIGRLLAAAGQHAPALLVAAVGDHGEALGEHGERGHGIFLHGATIEVPMILAGPGVPRGRVVEGPVAIRRLAATLLAALGQDEGLPGPPLPGASDAPAPPPLPVFSEATMPAEVYGWAPLAAVTDGRWRLIAAPRPELYDVVADPGETRNLITDRPEVAEPLRAALEGLASRQPVAAAAAAQLDRGTRAALLALGYLEAGPGSPTDAIDPKDGVGLLEDFERAKSLLATGRAAEARAILAGLVDRNPSNVPFLSRLAEAALAVGDGEAALATWGRASELQPRSEFLRLAQADALRRLGRDDEARRALRGVLEVDRRNAPAWLGLAGLAGGAEEELAVLSEAIAAGTDSIVVLLQAARLEAGLGHAAAASSLLDRAATLMPGAAVVWLERARLDQASGQLDDALEACRRAAEAEPADPETALCSGRVFIARGEPSRARPHLLRAQVLGRGTAAEVEAKALLESLAE